A genome region from Rattus norvegicus strain BN/NHsdMcwi chromosome 17, GRCr8, whole genome shotgun sequence includes the following:
- the Tubb2b gene encoding tubulin beta-2B chain has translation MREIVHIQAGQCGNQIGAKFWEVISDEHGIDPTGSYHGDSDLQLERINVYYNEATGNKYVPRAILVDLEPGTMDSVRSGPFGQIFRPDNFVFGQSGAGNNWAKGHYTEGAELVDSVLDVVRKESESCDCLQGFQLTHSLGGGTGSGMGTLLISKIREEYPDRIMNTFSVMPSPKVSDTVVEPYNATLSVHQLVENTDETYCIDNEALYDICFRTLKLTTPTYGDLNHLVSATMSGVTTCLRFPGQLNADLRKLAVNMVPFPRLHFFMPGFAPLTSRGSQQYRALTVPELTQQMFDSKNMMAACDPRHGRYLTVAAIFRGRMSMKEVDEQMLNVQNKNSSYFVEWIPNNVKTAVCDIPPRGLKMSATFIGNSTAIQELFKRISEQFTAMFRRKAFLHWYTGEGMDEMEFTEAESNMNDLVSEYQQYQDATADEQGEFEEEEGEDEA, from the exons ATGCGAGAGATCGTGCACATTCAGGCGGGCCAGTGCGGCAACCAGATCGGTGCCAAG TTTTGGGAGGTCATCAGTGATGAGCATGGTATCGATCCCACTGGAAGTTACCATGGAGACAGTGATTTGCAACTGGAAAGAATCAATGTATACTACAACGAAGCAACTG GTAATAAATATGTGCCTCGGGCCATCCTGGTGGACCTGGAGCCTGGCACCATGGACTCTGTCAGATCCGGACCATTTGGGCAGATCTTCAGGCCAGACAACTTCGTGTTCG GCCAGAGTGGTGCAGGAAATAACTGGGCAAAGGGCCACTACACAGAGGGTGCCGAGCTGGTGGACTCTGTCCTGGACGTGGTAAGGAAGGAGTCAGAAAGCTGTGACTGTCTCCAGGGCTTCCAGCTGACCCACTCACTGGGGGGAGGCACTGGCTCAGGCATGGGGACCCTGCTCATCAGCAAGATCAGAGAAGAGTACCCAGACCGCATCATGAACACCTTCAGCGTCATGCCCTCACCCAAGGTCTCTGACACTGTGGTGGAGCCCTATAATGCCACCCTCTCCGTGCACCAGCTGGTAGAGAACACAGATGAAACCTACTGCATCGACAATGaggctctgtatgacatctgcttcCGCACCCTGAAGCTGACCACACCCACCTATGGCGATCTCAACCACCTGGTGTCAGCCACCATGAGTGGAGTGACCACCTGCCTGCGCTTCCCTGGCCAGCTGAACGCAGACCTGCGCAAGCTGGCTGTGAACATGGTGCCTTTCCCACGCCTGCACTTCTTCATGCCAGGCTTCGCACCTCTGACCAGCAGGGGCAGCCAGCAGTACCGAGCCCTGACAGTGCCCGAGCTCACCCAGCAGATGTTCGACTCCAAGAACATGATGGCTGCCTGCGACCCACGCCATGGCCGCTACCTGACCGTAGCCGCCATTTTCCGGGGCCGCATGTCCATGAAGGAGGTGGATGAGCAGATGCTCAACGTGCAGAACAAGAACAGCAGCTACTTCGTGGAGTGGATCCCCAACAATGTGAAGACGGCCGTGTGTGACATCCCTCCTCGTGGCCTCAAGATGTCAGCCACCTTCATTGGCAACAGCACCGCCATCCAGGAGCTGTTCAAGCGCATCTCGGAGCAGTTCACTGCCATGTTCAGGCGCAAGGCTTTCCTGCACTGGTACACGGGCGAGGGCATGGACGAGATGGAGTTCACCGAGGCGGAGAGCAACATGAATGACCTGGTGTCTGAGTACCAGCAGTACCAGGACGCCACGGCTGATGAGCAGGGCGAGttcgaggaggaggagggcgaggATGAGGCTTGA